The following proteins come from a genomic window of Microbacterium sp. SY138:
- a CDS encoding trypsin-like peptidase domain-containing protein, whose product MNEDNPQDQSAPASNDAVPSTEAAEVAAQSATDAAADNATPAPATPASAAPAPVTPASAAPAPAAPVHGHEMPSTFASQAPAAPVIAPVPQGYAAPATTAPATATAQGAAFGIPTASSYTQPTQPLDGGAGLPGEGTKTKEQKPRSGAKFAAFIVAAALVGGVAGFGGGALLNGLQDQPSSGTATGPQTVTVNNPGSVNETTAVATAALPSVVTIEVAGSDQAGSGSGVIISDDGYVLTNTHVVTLGGAVADPTIRVTTSDGRIFEATVVGTDPIYDLAVIKLKDAKGLTPIDFADSSKLNVGDTAVALGAPLGLANSVTTGIVSALNRSIQIASSALPDSSSEDAPNQQQTPDQGQGQGPFQFDIPGSGTPQTSDSISIAVIQTDAAINHGNSGGALVNSKGELIGINVAIASSGSSEESGSIGIGFAIPSNIAKRVSDEIIADGAATHGLLGASVQDASSVQGATVSGAYIAKATDGGAAAAAGIQEGDVVTTFNGVPITSASDLTAQVRAAAAGSDAKVTYVRGGKQYDVEVKLGELAG is encoded by the coding sequence ATGAACGAAGACAACCCCCAGGACCAGTCGGCACCCGCGTCGAACGACGCCGTGCCGTCCACCGAGGCCGCAGAGGTCGCCGCTCAGTCGGCGACGGATGCCGCCGCTGACAACGCCACACCGGCGCCCGCCACGCCGGCGTCGGCCGCGCCGGCACCCGTCACACCGGCGTCGGCCGCGCCGGCGCCCGCTGCGCCGGTGCACGGGCATGAGATGCCGTCGACGTTCGCCTCGCAGGCCCCGGCCGCACCGGTGATCGCACCGGTCCCGCAGGGCTACGCGGCACCCGCCACCACCGCGCCGGCAACCGCCACCGCGCAGGGCGCGGCGTTCGGCATCCCCACCGCATCGTCGTACACCCAGCCGACGCAGCCGCTCGACGGCGGTGCCGGCCTTCCGGGCGAGGGGACGAAGACCAAGGAGCAGAAGCCTCGTAGCGGCGCGAAGTTCGCCGCTTTCATCGTCGCGGCCGCTCTGGTCGGCGGGGTCGCCGGTTTCGGCGGAGGCGCTCTGCTGAACGGGCTCCAGGACCAGCCCTCCTCGGGCACGGCGACCGGGCCGCAGACGGTGACCGTGAACAACCCCGGTTCCGTCAACGAGACCACGGCTGTCGCGACCGCCGCACTTCCGTCCGTCGTCACCATCGAGGTGGCGGGCTCCGACCAGGCAGGCAGCGGATCCGGTGTCATCATCAGCGATGACGGCTACGTGCTCACCAACACGCACGTCGTGACGCTGGGCGGCGCTGTCGCGGATCCGACGATCCGGGTGACCACGTCCGATGGACGCATCTTCGAGGCGACCGTGGTCGGCACCGACCCGATCTACGATCTGGCCGTGATCAAGCTGAAGGATGCCAAGGGGCTCACCCCGATCGACTTCGCCGATTCCTCGAAGCTCAACGTCGGCGACACCGCGGTGGCGCTCGGAGCCCCGCTCGGGCTCGCGAACTCGGTCACGACGGGCATCGTGAGCGCGCTGAACCGGAGCATCCAGATCGCTTCCTCCGCTCTGCCCGACTCGTCCTCCGAGGACGCTCCGAACCAGCAGCAGACGCCCGATCAGGGACAGGGCCAAGGGCCGTTCCAGTTCGACATCCCGGGCAGCGGCACGCCGCAGACCTCGGACTCCATCTCGATCGCCGTGATCCAGACGGATGCCGCGATCAACCACGGGAACTCCGGTGGTGCGCTCGTGAACAGCAAGGGCGAGCTGATCGGTATCAACGTGGCGATCGCGAGCTCGGGAAGCTCCGAGGAGTCGGGCTCGATCGGCATCGGCTTCGCCATCCCGTCGAACATCGCCAAGCGGGTCTCCGACGAGATCATCGCCGACGGTGCGGCGACGCACGGCCTTCTCGGCGCCTCGGTCCAGGACGCGTCGAGCGTGCAGGGTGCCACCGTCTCCGGCGCGTACATCGCCAAGGCGACGGACGGCGGCGCTGCGGCTGCGGCCGGCATCCAGGAGGGTGACGTCGTCACCACGTTCAACGGAGTCCCGATCACCAGCGCGAGCGATCTCACCGCTCAGGTGCGTGCGGCGGCGGCCGGCAGCGATGCCAAGGTCACCTACGTGCGCGGCGGCAAGCAGTATGACGTCGAGGTGAAGCTCGGCGAACTCGCCGGCTGA
- a CDS encoding aminotransferase class I/II-fold pyridoxal phosphate-dependent enzyme gives MSVIPGAWRRTAAGAGLLAADGTVAPTIFAEMSAAAARTGAINLGQGFPDEDGPAAVLEAARQAIADGANQYPPGRGTPDLLDAISAHQRRFYGLTVDPTREVIVTAGATEALTATLLALIDSPDDEVVVFEPYYDSYAAAVALAGARLRTVPLRAPDFQPDLDRLAAAVTDRTRIILVNDPHNPTGAVFGREVLSEVVRLAERHDAIIVTDEVYEHLAFHAPHTPIATLPGAAERTLTISSAGKTFSTTGWKIGWVHGPAALITAVLTVKQYLTYVNGSPFQPAIAVGLRMDDAYFADAAAALARKHEILGAGLREAGFTVHAPQGGYFTVADATALGGADAAAFCRALPERAGVVAIPLTAFVSEAHRGEYSGLVRFAACKRVDVLEEAAARLAGFSA, from the coding sequence ATGAGTGTCATTCCCGGCGCATGGCGTCGTACAGCAGCGGGTGCAGGTCTGCTCGCTGCGGACGGAACCGTCGCGCCCACCATCTTCGCAGAGATGTCGGCAGCAGCGGCCCGAACCGGAGCGATCAATCTCGGTCAGGGTTTCCCCGACGAAGACGGTCCCGCAGCGGTGCTGGAGGCGGCGCGACAGGCCATCGCAGATGGAGCGAACCAATATCCTCCCGGTCGCGGAACCCCGGATCTCCTCGACGCCATCAGCGCTCATCAGCGTCGCTTCTACGGGTTGACCGTCGATCCCACACGCGAGGTGATCGTGACGGCCGGGGCGACGGAAGCGCTGACCGCGACACTGCTGGCGCTGATCGACAGCCCGGACGACGAGGTGGTCGTGTTCGAGCCGTACTACGACTCCTACGCCGCGGCCGTGGCTCTCGCGGGGGCGCGCCTTCGCACCGTCCCGCTGCGGGCCCCGGACTTCCAGCCCGACCTCGACCGACTCGCGGCAGCGGTGACCGACCGCACCAGGATCATCCTGGTCAACGACCCGCACAACCCCACGGGCGCGGTGTTCGGGCGCGAGGTTCTCAGCGAGGTGGTGCGTCTGGCGGAGAGGCACGACGCGATCATCGTCACCGACGAGGTGTACGAGCACCTGGCCTTCCATGCGCCGCACACGCCGATCGCGACCCTCCCCGGAGCGGCCGAGCGCACACTGACCATCTCGTCCGCCGGCAAGACCTTCTCCACGACGGGATGGAAGATCGGCTGGGTGCACGGGCCGGCCGCGCTCATCACGGCCGTGCTGACGGTGAAGCAGTACCTCACGTATGTGAACGGCTCCCCCTTCCAGCCTGCCATCGCTGTGGGGCTGCGGATGGACGACGCGTACTTCGCGGATGCGGCCGCCGCGCTCGCGCGAAAGCACGAGATCCTCGGAGCCGGGTTGAGGGAGGCCGGATTCACCGTGCACGCCCCGCAGGGCGGCTACTTCACCGTCGCCGATGCGACCGCACTGGGCGGCGCGGACGCCGCAGCGTTCTGCCGCGCTCTGCCCGAACGCGCGGGCGTCGTCGCGATCCCGCTCACGGCCTTCGTCTCGGAGGCGCACCGGGGCGAGTACTCGGGCCTGGTGCGCTTCGCGGCCTGCAAGCGCGTCGACGTGCTCGAAGAGGCAGCTGCGCGTCTCGCAGGCTTCTCCGCCTGA
- a CDS encoding carbon-nitrogen hydrolase family protein, whose protein sequence is MSEIAAVPVAVCQFAPTASRADNRERIAELTADAAARGAKLVVFPEYSSYFVDPLDESLAANAEDLDGEFVATLAALAAEYAVVIVAGLAERAADGERVRNSVVAVRGDGILAVYRKQHLYDAFGQRESDWVEPGELGLAAIFDLGGLRFGLMTCYDLRFPEVARSLVDAQTDALVVPAEWVRGPLKEHHWTTLLAARAIENTVYVIAADHPTPIGVGHSQVIDPQGVILAGVGTAPGIAVAVVEGETIARVRATNPSLRVRRYAVVPHDTVPGGAVAPGAPS, encoded by the coding sequence ATGTCCGAGATCGCAGCCGTCCCCGTCGCCGTGTGCCAGTTCGCGCCCACCGCATCCCGAGCCGACAACCGCGAGCGGATCGCCGAATTGACGGCCGATGCCGCCGCACGTGGTGCGAAGCTGGTCGTGTTCCCGGAGTACTCGAGCTACTTCGTCGATCCTCTGGACGAGAGCCTCGCGGCGAACGCCGAGGACCTCGATGGGGAGTTCGTCGCGACCTTGGCCGCTCTGGCCGCCGAGTACGCCGTCGTGATCGTCGCCGGTCTCGCGGAGCGGGCCGCGGACGGTGAGCGGGTGCGGAACTCCGTCGTGGCGGTGCGCGGCGACGGCATACTCGCCGTGTACCGCAAGCAGCATCTGTACGACGCATTCGGGCAGCGGGAGTCCGACTGGGTCGAACCGGGTGAGCTGGGCCTAGCGGCCATCTTTGACCTCGGCGGTCTGCGCTTCGGACTCATGACCTGCTACGACCTCCGCTTCCCCGAGGTGGCCCGTTCGCTCGTCGATGCGCAGACCGACGCCCTCGTCGTGCCGGCGGAGTGGGTCAGAGGACCGCTCAAGGAGCATCACTGGACCACGCTGCTCGCCGCCCGTGCGATCGAGAACACCGTCTATGTGATCGCCGCGGACCACCCGACTCCGATCGGCGTTGGACATTCGCAGGTCATCGATCCGCAGGGCGTGATCCTCGCCGGTGTGGGCACTGCTCCCGGGATCGCGGTCGCCGTGGTGGAGGGGGAGACGATCGCGCGCGTGCGGGCGACGAACCCGTCGCTGCGGGTGCGGCGCTACGCGGTCGTGCCGCATGACACCGTCCCCGGCGGAGCGGTCGCCCCCGGGGCTCCCTCCTGA
- a CDS encoding arsenate reductase ArsC has translation MTDVPVKPSVLFVCVHNAGRSQMAAGFLRDIAGDRIDVRSAGSLPADQINPVAVEAMAELGVDITAESPKVLTTEAVQASDVVITMGCGDACPFFPGKRYEDWELDDPAGQGIDAVRPIRDDIRARIERLVADLI, from the coding sequence ATGACCGACGTACCCGTCAAGCCCTCCGTCCTCTTCGTCTGCGTGCACAACGCCGGCCGCTCGCAGATGGCCGCGGGTTTCCTGCGTGACATCGCGGGGGATCGGATCGACGTGCGCTCTGCCGGTTCCCTGCCCGCGGATCAGATCAACCCGGTCGCGGTGGAAGCCATGGCCGAGCTCGGTGTCGACATCACGGCGGAATCGCCCAAGGTGCTGACCACCGAAGCCGTGCAGGCCTCCGATGTCGTGATCACGATGGGCTGTGGCGATGCCTGCCCGTTCTTCCCGGGAAAGCGCTACGAGGACTGGGAGCTCGACGATCCTGCCGGACAGGGGATCGACGCCGTGCGACCGATCCGGGACGACATCCGCGCCCGGATCGAACGTCTGGTGGCCGACCTGATCTGA
- a CDS encoding FAD-dependent oxidoreductase yields the protein MSELPVVVIGAGPQGLAVAAHLTERGCDVIVLERGSSPATAVSEWGHVRLFSRWPELTDAASRRLLEPSGWTPPTDGYPTGAEWIVRYLAPLADVLGKRVRYSTTVTGVARKGRDRVVESGRAGQPFVVHAIGADGEELRIGARAVVDASGTWGRPNPAGAEGLPAIGETGFASHISYRIPDDVTAQAGRHVVVIGSGHSATHTVLRLTALARRHPGTRVSWLMRRGKAASRLLGGATGDALPERAALGARARKVIESGLVDVIQGFRVAEFRADEEGLTIIADSGGAVRGVSHVFALTGFRPDLGMLSEVRVAWDPTLEAVAGIAADIDPNVHSCGSVGATGAAELTQPEDDFYIIGAKSYGRAPTFLALTGFEQARSVAARLAGDLIAARSTQLTLPATGVCGGSGDFDGEGGGCCGNPLVQVGTVRARMELIPATADHAAENSDSTPARSIR from the coding sequence ATGTCCGAGCTTCCCGTCGTCGTCATCGGCGCAGGCCCCCAGGGGCTAGCCGTCGCCGCACACCTCACCGAGCGCGGGTGCGATGTGATCGTGTTGGAACGTGGGTCGAGCCCCGCCACCGCGGTCTCCGAGTGGGGGCACGTGCGCTTGTTCTCCCGCTGGCCCGAGCTGACCGATGCGGCCTCCCGTCGCCTGCTGGAACCCTCGGGATGGACCCCTCCGACGGACGGGTATCCGACCGGCGCGGAGTGGATCGTGCGGTATCTCGCGCCCCTCGCTGATGTGCTGGGGAAGCGGGTCCGCTACTCGACGACGGTCACCGGCGTCGCGCGCAAGGGGCGGGACCGTGTGGTCGAGAGCGGTCGCGCAGGACAGCCCTTCGTCGTTCATGCGATCGGCGCGGATGGTGAAGAACTCCGGATCGGTGCACGTGCCGTCGTCGATGCGAGCGGTACCTGGGGTCGCCCCAATCCGGCCGGAGCCGAGGGACTCCCCGCGATCGGCGAGACAGGCTTCGCCTCGCATATCTCCTACCGGATTCCGGATGATGTCACGGCCCAGGCCGGGCGGCACGTGGTCGTCATCGGGTCCGGGCACTCGGCCACGCACACCGTGCTGCGCCTGACCGCGTTGGCGCGACGACACCCCGGTACACGGGTCTCGTGGCTGATGCGCCGGGGAAAGGCGGCGTCCCGCCTGCTCGGTGGCGCAACGGGCGATGCGCTTCCCGAGCGCGCGGCGCTGGGCGCGCGGGCTCGAAAAGTCATCGAGTCCGGTCTCGTCGATGTCATCCAGGGGTTCCGCGTCGCGGAGTTCCGCGCGGACGAAGAGGGTCTCACGATCATTGCGGACAGCGGAGGTGCGGTGAGGGGCGTCTCGCACGTGTTCGCCTTGACGGGATTCCGTCCCGACCTCGGCATGCTCTCGGAGGTGCGTGTGGCATGGGACCCGACTCTGGAGGCGGTGGCCGGCATCGCCGCGGACATCGACCCGAACGTCCACTCCTGCGGGTCGGTCGGGGCGACAGGGGCGGCCGAGCTCACCCAGCCGGAAGACGATTTCTACATCATCGGCGCGAAGAGCTACGGGCGTGCGCCCACATTCCTGGCGCTCACGGGATTCGAGCAGGCACGCAGCGTCGCCGCACGGCTCGCGGGCGACCTGATCGCCGCGCGGAGCACGCAGCTCACCCTGCCTGCGACGGGTGTCTGCGGGGGATCGGGTGACTTCGATGGCGAAGGCGGCGGCTGCTGTGGGAATCCCCTCGTCCAGGTCGGCACGGTTCGGGCGAGAATGGAGTTGATTCCGGCAACCGCCGATCACGCCGCAGAGAACTCCGACAGCACGCCCGCGAGGAGCATCCGATGA
- a CDS encoding metalloregulator ArsR/SmtB family transcription factor produces MTIPATIDAGTSCCVPRITSTISTEEAEKVARVFKALGDPTRVRLLSLIAAGDGGEACICDLTEPVGLSQGTVSHHMKILSDAGLVRREQRGRWAYFSLDVEAIDAASAALRPA; encoded by the coding sequence ATGACCATCCCTGCCACGATCGACGCCGGCACCTCCTGCTGCGTACCGCGCATCACCTCGACCATCAGCACCGAGGAGGCCGAGAAGGTGGCGCGCGTGTTCAAGGCGCTGGGAGATCCGACCCGTGTGCGTCTGCTCTCCCTCATCGCCGCCGGTGACGGCGGGGAGGCGTGCATCTGCGATCTCACGGAGCCCGTCGGGCTCTCTCAGGGCACCGTTTCCCACCACATGAAGATCCTCTCCGACGCAGGACTCGTCAGGCGCGAGCAGCGTGGACGTTGGGCGTACTTCTCCCTCGACGTCGAGGCCATCGACGCCGCCTCCGCCGCACTTCGGCCCGCCTGA
- a CDS encoding UPF0182 family protein codes for MTSSPSAPNPATPRTSRRILGISLVIIAALIAVFFVFASLYTEFLWFDQVGFTGVLTTQWIATAVMFVVGFLGMAVPLFVVIQLAYRLRPVYVRLSSQLDRYQEVIEPLRRLAMWGMPIFFGLFAGFAAAGQWKTVWLWANGVATSDVDPQFGIDTGFYMFAMPFYTILLAFISAVLLLSLLVTALVSYLYGSVRIGQGELRISKPARIQLAVIAGLYLLVQAASLWLDQYKTLVEPDDRITGAAYTGVNATIPGLAILAIIAAVVAILFFVTAVIGRWRFPLAATALLIVASLVVGVGYPWVVTTFQVKPNQNAYQAEYYQRNIDGTKEAYGVADLETTPFAAKTDAEAGQLRADAETTASTRIMDPKVIPPTVRQLEQYRGYYQFQTTMDVDRYEIDGKMQDTVVSVRDLDMSGLGDGDNWNNRVAVYTHGYGLVAAAGNQRTTDGEPVFLERGIPTSGFLSDRENFEPRVYFGENSPEYSIVGAPEGSEPAEIDYPRGKDGSSETKTTFEGNGGPKIGDTFTKLLYALKFQSEQILFSNLVNEDSQILYDRDPKTRVQKVAPYLELDSDPYPSVVDGRIVWIVDGYTTSQTYPYSTSVSLSDAIADSNIPSPTLAIDDINYIRNSVKATVDAYDGSVTLYAWDDEDPVLKTWQKVYPSTVKPISEMSGELMSHVRYPTDLFKVQRDILGVYHVDKAGSFAQQDNRWQTPNDPRSESMLQPPYYLTMQMPGQDTPRFSMFSTFIPNSQGAGGSRDVLMGYLAVDSDAGSEKGKKAEGYGQLRMLEIDTDTTVPGPGQVQNTYNSDTSVVPQLNLLQQGESEVIYGNLLTLPVGGGLLYVQPVYVQSSEGTQLPRLQKVLVAFGDRVAFENTLTEALDTLFGGDSGATGGDDTVEPDPDAQVPDTGEVPTTEPTQPTGAEAEALAAAQSALVDRETALKAGDLAKFAEADERLTAAVQKLIELDSAAGN; via the coding sequence GTGACCTCCTCGCCTTCAGCTCCGAACCCGGCCACGCCTCGAACCTCACGACGCATTCTCGGCATCTCCCTGGTGATCATCGCCGCCTTGATCGCGGTGTTCTTCGTGTTCGCCTCCCTGTACACCGAGTTCCTCTGGTTCGACCAGGTGGGCTTCACCGGCGTCCTCACGACGCAGTGGATCGCCACGGCGGTGATGTTCGTGGTCGGCTTCCTCGGGATGGCCGTTCCGCTGTTCGTCGTCATCCAACTCGCGTACCGCCTGCGTCCGGTGTACGTGCGACTCAGCTCGCAGCTGGATCGGTACCAGGAGGTCATCGAACCGCTGCGTCGCCTGGCGATGTGGGGCATGCCCATCTTCTTCGGACTGTTCGCCGGCTTCGCGGCCGCGGGGCAGTGGAAGACCGTCTGGCTCTGGGCCAACGGTGTGGCGACGTCCGACGTCGACCCGCAGTTCGGCATCGACACCGGCTTCTACATGTTCGCGATGCCGTTCTACACGATCCTGCTCGCCTTCATCTCGGCCGTTCTGCTGCTCTCGCTCCTGGTCACCGCCCTCGTGTCGTACCTGTACGGCTCGGTGCGCATCGGCCAGGGTGAGCTGCGCATCTCGAAGCCCGCACGCATCCAGCTCGCGGTCATCGCGGGCCTCTACCTGCTGGTGCAGGCGGCGAGCCTCTGGCTCGATCAGTACAAGACGCTCGTCGAGCCCGACGACCGCATCACGGGCGCGGCGTACACGGGCGTGAACGCGACGATCCCGGGTCTCGCGATCCTCGCGATCATCGCCGCCGTCGTCGCGATCCTCTTCTTCGTCACCGCCGTCATCGGCCGCTGGCGCTTCCCGCTGGCCGCGACGGCGCTGCTCATCGTGGCGTCGCTCGTCGTCGGCGTGGGATACCCGTGGGTGGTCACCACCTTCCAGGTGAAGCCGAACCAGAACGCCTACCAGGCCGAGTACTACCAGCGGAACATCGACGGCACGAAGGAGGCGTACGGGGTCGCGGACCTCGAGACCACGCCCTTCGCCGCCAAGACCGACGCAGAGGCGGGGCAGCTGCGCGCCGACGCCGAGACCACCGCCTCGACGCGCATCATGGACCCGAAGGTCATCCCGCCGACGGTACGCCAGCTCGAGCAGTACCGCGGGTACTACCAGTTCCAGACGACGATGGACGTCGACCGGTACGAGATCGACGGGAAGATGCAGGACACCGTGGTTTCCGTGCGCGACCTCGACATGTCCGGACTCGGCGACGGCGACAACTGGAACAACCGCGTCGCGGTCTACACCCACGGCTACGGCCTCGTCGCAGCCGCCGGAAACCAGCGCACCACGGACGGCGAACCGGTGTTCCTCGAGCGCGGCATCCCCACCTCCGGGTTCCTGTCGGACCGCGAGAACTTCGAGCCGCGCGTGTACTTCGGCGAGAACTCGCCCGAGTACTCGATCGTCGGCGCCCCCGAGGGGTCGGAGCCTGCGGAGATCGACTACCCACGCGGCAAGGACGGCTCGAGCGAGACGAAGACCACGTTCGAGGGGAACGGTGGTCCGAAGATCGGTGACACGTTCACGAAGCTCCTCTACGCGCTGAAGTTCCAGTCCGAGCAGATCCTGTTCTCGAACCTGGTGAACGAGGACTCGCAGATCCTCTACGACCGCGATCCCAAGACGCGCGTCCAGAAGGTGGCGCCGTACCTCGAGCTCGACAGCGACCCGTACCCGAGCGTGGTGGACGGCCGCATCGTCTGGATCGTCGACGGCTACACCACGAGTCAGACGTACCCGTACTCGACGAGCGTGAGCCTGTCGGATGCGATCGCCGACTCCAACATCCCGTCGCCGACGCTCGCCATCGACGACATCAACTACATCCGCAACTCGGTCAAGGCGACAGTCGACGCCTACGACGGCTCCGTGACGCTCTACGCGTGGGACGACGAGGACCCGGTGCTGAAGACCTGGCAGAAGGTCTACCCGTCGACGGTGAAGCCGATCAGCGAGATGTCCGGCGAGCTCATGAGCCACGTGCGCTACCCGACCGACCTGTTCAAGGTGCAGCGTGACATCCTCGGGGTCTACCACGTCGACAAGGCCGGATCGTTCGCACAGCAGGACAACCGGTGGCAGACGCCGAACGACCCGCGCAGCGAATCGATGCTGCAGCCGCCGTATTACCTGACCATGCAGATGCCGGGGCAGGACACTCCGAGATTCTCGATGTTCTCGACGTTCATCCCGAACTCGCAGGGCGCGGGTGGAAGCCGTGACGTGCTGATGGGCTACCTCGCGGTCGATTCGGACGCCGGCTCGGAGAAGGGCAAGAAGGCAGAGGGTTACGGCCAGCTGCGCATGCTCGAGATCGACACCGACACGACCGTCCCCGGCCCCGGTCAGGTGCAGAACACCTACAACTCGGACACGTCCGTGGTGCCTCAGCTCAACCTGCTGCAGCAGGGGGAGTCCGAGGTCATCTACGGCAACCTGCTGACACTGCCCGTCGGTGGCGGTCTGCTCTACGTGCAGCCCGTGTACGTGCAGTCGTCCGAGGGGACGCAGCTGCCTCGACTGCAGAAGGTGTTGGTCGCCTTCGGTGACCGCGTGGCTTTCGAGAACACGCTCACCGAAGCCCTCGATACCCTCTTCGGCGGTGACTCCGGTGCAACCGGCGGCGATGACACGGTCGAACCTGATCCGGACGCTCAAGTGCCCGATACCGGCGAGGTGCCGACGACGGAGCCCACGCAGCCCACGGGGGCCGAGGCGGAGGCGCTCGCGGCTGCGCAGTCTGCCTTGGTCGACCGTGAGACGGCACTGAAGGCGGGAGACCTCGCGAAGTTCGCCGAGGCGGACGAGCGTCTCACCGCAGCGGTGCAGAAGCTGATCGAGCTCGACTCCGCCGCAGGCAACTAA
- a CDS encoding PDZ domain-containing protein — MDRTRSGKLGLGVWALIVALIALVVLTFLPSPYVIQRPGPVYDTLGTAEGADGEQVPLISVEGAETFETAGTLDLTTVQVVGNRERTPSWFELALAWMDSSKAVVPLDTVFPQGVTSEQRDERNATLMVDSQHEATAAALNELGYDTGAQVVVVDAVADSPAAGILEADDVITAIDGTPVTSATQLREAIQAAEGAPVQLTVLRAGAEQTVEITPEKHTEGDATLWLIGITLRTDYDFEIDVTIQLDNVGGPSAGMMFALGIIDTLTEGELNGGKDVAGTGTIDAAGTVGPIGGIRQKLYGARDAGAEYFLAPEANCDEVVGHVPDGLQVIRTATLDESLAALEVIADDGDVAALPTCERAGS, encoded by the coding sequence GTGGATCGAACGCGGTCTGGGAAGCTCGGACTCGGAGTCTGGGCGCTGATCGTCGCGCTCATCGCCCTTGTTGTGCTGACGTTCCTGCCGTCGCCCTACGTGATCCAGCGGCCGGGCCCGGTGTACGACACCCTCGGCACTGCGGAGGGAGCGGACGGCGAGCAGGTTCCGCTGATCAGCGTCGAGGGCGCCGAGACCTTCGAGACCGCGGGCACTCTGGACCTCACGACGGTCCAGGTCGTCGGCAACCGCGAGCGCACACCGAGCTGGTTCGAGCTGGCACTGGCGTGGATGGACTCGTCCAAGGCGGTCGTCCCGCTCGACACGGTGTTCCCGCAGGGGGTGACGAGTGAGCAGCGCGACGAGCGCAACGCCACGCTGATGGTGGACTCGCAGCACGAGGCGACGGCCGCTGCGCTGAACGAGCTCGGGTACGACACCGGTGCTCAGGTCGTCGTCGTCGACGCCGTCGCCGACTCCCCGGCCGCCGGCATCCTCGAAGCCGACGATGTGATCACCGCGATCGACGGCACGCCGGTCACCTCTGCGACGCAGCTGCGCGAGGCGATCCAGGCTGCCGAGGGAGCCCCCGTGCAGCTCACCGTGCTGCGCGCCGGAGCCGAGCAGACCGTCGAGATCACTCCCGAGAAGCACACCGAGGGCGACGCGACCCTGTGGCTCATCGGCATCACGCTCCGCACCGACTACGACTTCGAGATCGACGTCACGATCCAGCTCGACAACGTCGGCGGCCCCAGCGCCGGGATGATGTTCGCGCTCGGCATCATCGACACCCTGACCGAGGGCGAGCTCAACGGCGGGAAGGACGTGGCCGGTACCGGCACGATCGACGCGGCCGGCACCGTCGGGCCTATCGGCGGCATCCGGCAGAAGCTCTACGGTGCCAGGGACGCGGGGGCCGAGTACTTCCTCGCTCCCGAGGCCAACTGCGACGAGGTCGTCGGGCATGTGCCGGACGGGCTCCAGGTCATCCGCACCGCGACGCTCGACGAGTCTCTCGCCGCGCTCGAGGTCATCGCGGACGACGGAGACGTCGCCGCTCTTCCGACCTGCGAACGCGCCGGGAGCTGA